A DNA window from Elephas maximus indicus isolate mEleMax1 chromosome 17, mEleMax1 primary haplotype, whole genome shotgun sequence contains the following coding sequences:
- the PUS3 gene encoding tRNA pseudouridine(38/39) synthase, whose protein sequence is MAENDIDRNQTEKLVKRVQELEEEVQRLKKEQLNNKDTSRREDSSGSRKAKRAFDFSAHGRRHVALRIAYLGWSYQGFASQENTNNTIEEKLFEALTKTRLVESRQTSNYHRCGRTDKGVSAFGQVISLDLRSHFPKDKDSEDFQLKDEANDSAKEIRYTHILNRVLPPDIRILAWAPVEPAFSARFSCLERTYRYFFPRADLDIAIMNYAAQKYVGTHDFRNLCKMDVANGVINFQRTILSAQVQLVGQSRGEDRWEESFQLCQFEVTGQAFLYHQVRCMMAILFLIGQGMEKPEIIDELLNIEKNSQKPQYSMAVEFPLVLYDCKFENIKWIYDREVQEFNVTHLQQLWANHAVKTHMLYSMLQGLDSVAVPCGEGPETDGMMEWRNVKPSVIKQTSAFVEGVKTRTYKPLMDRPKCQGLESRIQHFVRRGRIENPHLVHEEETKAKRDCNDTLEEENTVLEKPAKRVCVHTETESII, encoded by the exons ATGGCTGAAAATGACATAGACAGAAACCAGACTGAGAAACTCGTAAAAAGGGTGCAAGAACTGGAGGAGGAGGTACAAAGACTTAAAAAGGAACAGCTCAACAACAAGGACACAAGCAGAAGAGAAGATTCTTCAGGAAGTAGGAAAGCTAAGCGTGCATTTGATTTTAGTGCTCATGGCCGAAGACATGTAGCTCTGAGGATAGCCTATCTGGGCTGGAGCTACCAGGGTTTTGCCAGTCAGGAAAACACAAACAATACCATTGAGGAGAAGCTGTTTGAGGCGCTAACCAAGACTCGACTAGTAGAAAGTAGACAGACATCCAATTATCACCGGTGTGGGCGAACAGACAAAGGAGTTAGTGCCTTTGGACAG GTGATATCTCTTGACCTTCGTTCTCACTTTCCAAAGGACAAGGATTCAGAGGATTTTCAATTAAAAGATGAAGCCAATGATTCTGCTAAAGAGATCCGTTACACCCACATTCTGAATCGGGTGCTCCCTCCAGACATCCGGATACTGGCCTGGGCCCCTGTAGAACCTGCCTTCAGTGCTAGGTTCAGCTGTCTGGAGCGAACGTACCGCTATTTTTTCCCTCGTGCTGATTTAGATATTGCCATCATGAATTACGCAGCTCAGAAGTATGTTGGCACGCATGATTTCAGGAACTTGTGTAAGATGGATGTAGCTAATGGAGTGATAAATTTTCAGAGGACTATTCTGTCTGCTCAGGTGCAGCTAGTGGGCCAGAGCCGGGGTGAGGACAGATGGGAAGAATCTTTCCAGTTATGTCAGTTTGAAGTGACGGGCCAGGCATTCCTTTATCACCAAGTCCGCTGTATGATGGCTATCCTCTTTCTGATTGGCCAAGGTATGGAGAAACCAGAGATTATCGATGAGCTGCTGAACATAGAGAAAAATTCCCAGAAACCTCAATACAG taTGGCTGTAGAATTTCCTCTAGTCTTGTATGACTGTAAGTTTGAAAATATCAAGTGGATTTATGACAGGGAGGTTCAAGAATTCAATGTTACCCACCTCCAACAACTGTGGGCTAATCATGCTGTGAAAACTCACATGCTGTATAGTATGCTGCAAGGACTGGACTCGGTGGCAGTACCCTGTGGGGAAG GACCAGAGACGGATGGCATGATGGAGTGGAGAAATGTTAAGCCCTCTGTCATAAAGCAGACCAGTGCCTTTGTAGAAGGAGTGAAAACACGCACATATAAGCCCCTGATGGATCGTCCTAAATGCCAAGGATTGGAATCCCGGATCCAGCATTTTGTACGTAGGGGACGTATCGAGAACCCACATTTAGTCCACGAGgaagaaacaaaagccaaaagGGACTGTAATGACACATTAGAGGAAGAAAATACTGTTTTGGAGAAACCAGCAAAAAGAGTCTGTGTTCATACAGAAACTGAAAGTATCATTTAA
- the HYLS1 gene encoding centriolar and ciliogenesis-associated protein HYLS1, which produces MAERRRPYSVKEAMGEFVGPDGQKWANMDPEERLLAAATVFTQICAGRQGEGDVRREAQSTQYDPYSKASVTPGKPPAALPLQMQYPHVESNIPSETVSEASQRLRKPVMKRKVLRRQPGGEVLVTDESIISESESGTESDMDLWDLRQRLMNMQFQEDRESPVEISQKFNIPHEYQTLTQEDQLIYCLQREGLGPPAYEQDLIVASRPKSFILPRLDQLSRNRGKIDRVARYFEYKRDWDSMRLPGEDHRKELRWGVREQMLCRAEPQSKPQHVYVPNNYLVPTEKKRSALRWGVRCDLANGIMPRKQLPFPLSPS; this is translated from the exons ATGGCAGAAAGAAG AAGGCCCTACAGTGTAAAGGAAGCAATGGGGGAATTCGTGGGACCTGATGGACAAAAATGGGCCAATATGGATCCAGAAGAACGACTGTTAGCAGCTGCTACTGTTTTTACCCAGATCTGTGCAGGGCGGCAGGGTGAGGGAGATGTCAGGAGGGAAGCCCAGTCTACCCAATATGATCCCTACAGTAAAGCTTCAGTAACCCCAGGGAAGCCACCTGCTGCTCTTCCTTTGCAAATGCAGTACCCACACGTGGAAAGTAACATCCCTTCAGAAACAGTCTCAGAGGCCTCCCAGAGACTCCGAAAGCCAGTGATGAAGAGAAAGGTGCTGCGTAGACAGCCGGGTGGGGAAGTGTTAGTGACAGATGAGTCGATTATCAGTGAGTCAGAATCTGGTACGGAAAGTGATATGGATCTCTGGGACTTAAGACAAAGGCTGATGAATATGCAGTTCCAGGAAGACAGGGAATCCCCGGTTGAAATTTCACAAAAATTTAATATACCACATGAATACCAAACACTTACTCAAGAAGATCAGCTCATTTACTGTCTACAAAGAGAAGGATTGGGCCCCCCAGCTTATGAACAAGACCTGATTGTTGCCAGCCGACCCAAGTCCTTTATTCTCCCAAGGCTGGACCAGTTAAGCCGAAACCGGGGCAAGATTGATCGGGTAGCCCGATATTTTGAGTACAAACGAGACTGGGACTCAATGCGCTTACCTGGTGAAGATCATAGGAAGGAATTACGCTGGGGTGTCCGAGAGCAGATGCTTTGTCGAGCAGAACCCCAATCCAAGCCTCAGCATGTATATGTTCCAAACAATTACCTAGTACCAACTGAGAAGAAAAGATCTGCCCTTCGTTGGGGTGTTCGTTGTGACCTTGCAAATGGTATCATGCCCAGGAAGCAGCTCCCcttccctctttctccttcttaA